One region of Halohasta litchfieldiae genomic DNA includes:
- the ribB gene encoding 3,4-dihydroxy-2-butanone-4-phosphate synthase, with protein MTQSTDQATVEAAIDAFADGQPVLIHDFADREGETDIVYPATAVDSEAVARLRNDAGGLICVALSDAVSDVFGLPFLQEAVDHPATGDHTLAYDERSSFSLTVNHRETFTGITDVDRALTISELGNAAATVDAAETGYDESDFVAAFRSPGHVHLLRAAPNLLADRVGHTELGIALADAAGCPPAVVVCEMLDDETGGARSPTDAESYADRHGLVYVEGEALLAALGG; from the coding sequence ATGACCCAGTCGACCGACCAAGCTACTGTCGAGGCTGCCATCGACGCGTTCGCCGACGGCCAGCCGGTGTTGATCCACGATTTCGCCGACCGTGAGGGCGAGACCGATATCGTCTATCCGGCGACGGCGGTCGACAGCGAGGCAGTCGCTCGCCTCCGGAACGATGCGGGTGGATTGATTTGTGTCGCTCTGTCGGATGCGGTGAGCGACGTCTTCGGACTCCCGTTTCTGCAAGAGGCCGTCGACCACCCAGCCACTGGCGACCACACACTCGCCTACGACGAACGGTCGTCGTTTTCGCTGACGGTCAACCACCGCGAGACGTTTACTGGTATCACCGACGTCGACCGGGCGCTGACGATTTCGGAACTCGGGAACGCGGCGGCCACTGTCGATGCTGCGGAGACGGGATACGACGAGTCGGATTTTGTCGCTGCCTTTCGGTCGCCCGGCCACGTCCACCTGCTGCGCGCGGCCCCGAACCTGTTGGCCGACCGTGTCGGCCACACGGAACTCGGCATCGCGCTGGCGGATGCGGCGGGCTGTCCGCCGGCGGTCGTCGTCTGCGAGATGTTAGACGACGAAACCGGCGGCGCACGCTCACCGACCGATGCCGAGTCCTACGCCGACCGTCACGGGCTCGTTTATGTCGAAGGTGAGGCACTCCTTGCCGCACTCGGCGGCTGA
- a CDS encoding DUF120 domain-containing protein — MSESAVTSLGHDELQALKAVGLDGGLSGSVKVSCASLAERLDTSTQTASRRLQQLESSGFLDREIVSDGQWVSVTETGQQALRSEYADYRRLFEEQTGLTLTGTITTGMGEGRHYISLPGYKQQFESRLGYTPFPGTLNVELSEASIRGRADLSAQASVPIDSWEDDERTFGAATCYPARLEANGRQYGPTHVIVPDRTHHDEESLELIAPEKLRDELNLTDDDTLSIHLEEASTE; from the coding sequence ATGTCAGAATCGGCAGTGACCAGTCTCGGCCACGACGAACTTCAAGCGTTAAAAGCCGTTGGGCTGGATGGTGGACTCAGCGGCTCGGTTAAGGTGTCGTGTGCGAGTCTCGCCGAGCGACTCGATACCTCGACTCAGACGGCCTCCCGTCGGCTCCAACAGCTCGAATCGAGTGGCTTTCTCGACCGAGAGATCGTCTCGGACGGCCAGTGGGTATCGGTCACCGAAACCGGCCAGCAGGCGCTTCGTTCGGAGTACGCCGACTACCGCCGGCTTTTCGAGGAACAGACCGGGCTTACACTCACCGGCACCATCACTACCGGGATGGGCGAGGGTCGACACTATATCTCGCTGCCGGGCTACAAACAGCAGTTCGAATCGCGGTTGGGCTACACGCCGTTTCCGGGCACGCTCAACGTCGAGCTTAGCGAGGCCAGCATCCGGGGCCGAGCGGATCTCTCGGCCCAGGCGTCGGTCCCCATCGATAGCTGGGAGGACGACGAGCGAACGTTCGGCGCGGCGACCTGCTATCCGGCCCGACTCGAAGCAAACGGCCGCCAGTACGGGCCGACACACGTCATCGTCCCGGACCGCACCCACCACGACGAGGAGAGTCTCGAACTCATCGCCCCCGAAAAGCTCCGTGACGAACTCAATCTCACGGACGACGACACGTTGTCGATTCATCTTGAGGAGGCGTCGACCGAATGA
- a CDS encoding bacteriorhodopsin, whose product MLQATPGSESIWLWIGTIGMTLGMLYFIARGWGVTDKEQQRFYVLTIFIPATAAVSYFAMATGFGLTEIDVAGETLSIYWARYADWLITTPLLLIDLALLAQASRNTIYTLVGLDVLMIVTGLIGALAQTPAIRIVWWGVSTALLVFLLYVLVQSLNEAASRQTESVRSLTTTLRNMLIVLWLAYPVVWILGTEGTIEFIPLYVETAAFMVLDLTAKVGFGYVLLRSHNVLDEVAHVDSAPGAAVD is encoded by the coding sequence ATGCTCCAAGCAACACCCGGTAGCGAATCGATATGGCTGTGGATCGGCACCATCGGCATGACACTCGGCATGCTGTATTTCATCGCCCGCGGCTGGGGTGTCACCGATAAGGAACAACAGCGGTTCTACGTGCTCACGATCTTCATTCCGGCCACCGCTGCGGTTTCGTACTTTGCAATGGCGACGGGGTTCGGTCTCACCGAGATCGACGTTGCCGGAGAAACGTTATCGATTTATTGGGCGCGGTACGCCGACTGGCTGATCACGACCCCGCTGTTGTTGATCGACCTCGCGTTACTCGCACAAGCAAGCCGTAACACGATCTATACGCTTGTGGGCCTCGACGTGCTGATGATCGTGACGGGGCTGATCGGTGCGCTGGCGCAGACACCGGCAATCCGAATCGTCTGGTGGGGAGTCAGCACTGCACTGTTGGTGTTCCTCTTGTACGTCCTCGTCCAGTCGCTCAACGAGGCCGCCAGCAGACAGACCGAGTCGGTGCGGAGCCTCACCACGACGCTCCGTAACATGCTCATCGTGTTGTGGCTGGCCTACCCGGTCGTCTGGATTCTCGGCACCGAGGGAACAATCGAATTCATTCCGCTGTACGTCGAGACGGCGGCGTTCATGGTGCTGGATCTGACCGCCAAGGTCGGGTTCGGATACGTCCTGCTCCGAAGTCATAATGTTCTCGACGAGGTCGCACACGTCGACTCGGCACCCGGTGCCGCCGTCGACTAA
- a CDS encoding V-type ATP synthase subunit D translates to MAEDVKPTRKNLMAIEDRIELSERGHDTLEQKRDGLIMEFMDILDQAQDVREDLNANYDVAQRKLNMARAMEGDVAVRGAAAALKEHPEITTQSKNIMGVVVPQIESSKVRKSLDERGYGLLGSSARIDEAADAYEELLETIILAAEVETAMKKMLKEIETTKRRVNALEFKLLPDLYENQEYIEQKLEEQEREEIFRMKKIKAKKEEAEKAEREAEQEAAAEAAEEDVAVVSE, encoded by the coding sequence ATGGCCGAGGACGTTAAACCAACCCGGAAGAACCTGATGGCAATCGAGGACCGCATCGAGCTCTCCGAGCGGGGCCACGACACGCTCGAACAGAAGCGCGACGGGCTGATCATGGAGTTCATGGACATCCTCGATCAGGCCCAAGACGTGCGCGAGGACCTCAATGCGAACTACGATGTCGCCCAGCGGAAGCTCAACATGGCCCGGGCGATGGAAGGCGATGTCGCGGTTCGCGGTGCAGCCGCGGCACTGAAAGAACACCCTGAGATCACGACCCAGTCGAAAAACATCATGGGGGTCGTGGTCCCGCAGATCGAATCCTCGAAAGTCCGCAAATCCCTCGACGAGCGCGGGTACGGACTGCTCGGCTCGTCAGCTCGGATCGACGAGGCCGCCGACGCCTACGAGGAACTGCTCGAAACGATCATCCTCGCCGCCGAGGTCGAAACGGCGATGAAGAAGATGCTCAAGGAAATTGAAACGACCAAACGCCGCGTCAACGCCCTTGAGTTCAAACTGCTTCCCGACCTCTACGAGAACCAAGAGTACATCGAACAGAAGCTCGAAGAACAGGAACGCGAGGAGATCTTCCGTATGAAGAAGATCAAGGCCAAAAAGGAAGAAGCCGAAAAGGCCGAGCGTGAGGCCGAACAGGAGGCTGCGGCCGAGGCTGCCGAAGAAGACGTGGCCGTCGTCAGCGAGTAG
- a CDS encoding HAD-IIA family hydrolase yields MNAVILAAGTGSRLRPLTIDQPKACVTVDGVPILEHQIRAYDAAGFESISVVTGYMPAKIRELCDRLSEELPVDIGLIHNEAFANTDNMYSLYCAREEIAGEPFVLSNGDVVFEPEVVDRLAELDDHSAVAVDADQYDPEAMKITVDEQGAVDGISKEFDAEAAAATSIDLYRFSAATSAKLFDRIVRRIEIDQEYTAWTELALDELVGTASHDVRPVDISGANWVEIDDQADLLAADHTFSSLGGLHSKEAVFFDLDGTIYLDETPVDGAVELVEELRAAGVDVYFLSNNSSRWKPTYADRLSSLGIAADPDDVILSTDGVIDYLQTNEVESSYVVGTEAMRGAVAEAGIEPQASDPETVVVGFDSELTYEKVAAATLAIRGGAEFVLAHGDTVCPTEAGLIPDCGSIGALVETASGRSPTQIFGKPNERMIDHVIEREGYAPSEVVIVGDRLSTDIELADRLGCGSVSVLSGETTRRDIETADQTPSLVVASVDDLSGDETVGTPSMTDPGEI; encoded by the coding sequence ATGAACGCAGTCATCTTAGCGGCCGGTACCGGATCACGGCTTCGACCACTGACTATCGATCAGCCGAAAGCCTGTGTCACCGTCGACGGTGTCCCGATCCTCGAACACCAGATACGGGCCTACGACGCCGCGGGGTTCGAGTCCATCTCGGTCGTCACCGGCTATATGCCCGCCAAGATCAGGGAACTCTGTGACCGGCTCTCGGAGGAACTGCCAGTCGACATCGGGCTGATCCACAACGAGGCGTTTGCCAACACGGACAATATGTACTCGTTGTACTGTGCCCGCGAGGAGATCGCTGGCGAGCCGTTCGTCCTCAGCAACGGCGATGTCGTCTTCGAACCGGAGGTCGTCGACCGGCTGGCGGAGCTTGACGACCACAGCGCGGTTGCGGTCGACGCCGATCAGTACGATCCGGAGGCGATGAAGATCACCGTCGACGAGCAGGGGGCTGTCGATGGGATCTCCAAAGAGTTCGATGCCGAGGCGGCCGCCGCCACCTCGATTGATCTGTATCGGTTTTCGGCCGCAACCTCGGCGAAGCTGTTCGACCGCATCGTGCGGCGAATCGAAATCGATCAGGAGTACACCGCGTGGACCGAACTCGCCCTCGACGAACTGGTCGGGACCGCAAGCCACGATGTACGACCGGTCGACATTTCGGGTGCCAACTGGGTCGAGATCGACGATCAGGCGGATCTACTGGCGGCCGATCACACCTTTTCATCGCTCGGCGGACTCCATTCGAAGGAGGCGGTGTTTTTCGATCTCGATGGGACGATCTATCTCGATGAGACGCCGGTCGACGGCGCGGTCGAACTGGTTGAGGAACTCAGAGCCGCCGGCGTCGACGTCTACTTCCTGTCGAACAACTCCTCGCGGTGGAAACCCACCTATGCCGACCGGCTCTCGTCGCTCGGCATCGCCGCCGACCCCGACGACGTCATTCTGTCGACCGATGGCGTGATCGACTATCTCCAAACCAACGAGGTCGAGTCCAGCTACGTCGTCGGCACCGAAGCGATGCGAGGGGCGGTGGCTGAGGCTGGCATCGAGCCACAGGCGAGCGATCCGGAGACGGTCGTCGTCGGCTTCGACAGCGAACTCACCTACGAGAAAGTCGCGGCGGCGACGCTGGCGATCCGCGGCGGTGCGGAGTTCGTCCTCGCTCACGGCGACACGGTGTGTCCGACCGAAGCGGGGCTGATTCCGGACTGCGGCTCGATTGGCGCGCTGGTCGAGACGGCGAGCGGTCGCTCACCCACGCAGATCTTCGGCAAACCCAATGAGAGAATGATCGACCACGTCATCGAACGGGAGGGATACGCTCCCTCGGAGGTCGTCATCGTCGGCGACCGGCTGTCGACTGATATCGAACTCGCCGACCGGTTGGGCTGTGGGTCGGTGTCGGTGCTGTCGGGTGAGACGACCCGCCGAGATATCGAGACTGCCGACCAAACTCCCTCGCTTGTCGTGGCATCGGTCGACGATCTTTCTGGAGACGAGACCGTCGGGACGCCGTCGATGACCGACCCCGGCGAGATCTGA
- a CDS encoding nucleotide-binding protein: MARVYAIASAKGGVGKTTTTANLGATLAGAGADVVVIDGDIGMANLGAALGVRPHGATLHDALSGSVEPVAAAYEGPAGLTVVPGDTSLEAFSAADPQQLQSVVDAFDDADYILIDVGAGVSHETSVPLSVADAVILVSTAERDALVDTEKTRQLTDRLGGVVAGAVLTRTDEGAPIEEIVSGTLTAEVLATIPEDEAVRESIAVGEPLLSYGPHSDAAAAYRQLATTLTGIELSSPADPSAVDSGSDAETGSGSVTVDSDAEPDSEPAASTPATDATNDTAPDSGGSGGSAPAVEDDDRSTATAEGGVTIDTGTDSAGDADTEQNGSDDEHNVVNPFAATPKEDVPDQPAEGESKWAEAATGTGGDADSDDIRIDSKGDYDASNLEAGSSADTGASDIEIESTDRDPTDHSDDGIEVQPESDEESVPQDAIPFGGDDGDDDADPADDTSQTTVLGAELDAEAAEAESTAATETNDADNSDDTDDTDDSDDGPLIPDAEETAAANAGSAVDDSDEGVDETEADDDDNEDNEEKRGFFSRLFR; this comes from the coding sequence ATGGCACGGGTCTACGCGATAGCCAGCGCGAAAGGCGGCGTTGGCAAGACCACGACGACTGCAAATTTGGGGGCGACACTCGCGGGTGCGGGTGCGGATGTAGTGGTGATCGACGGCGATATCGGGATGGCGAATCTCGGTGCCGCACTCGGCGTGCGGCCCCACGGCGCAACCCTCCACGACGCACTCAGCGGGAGTGTCGAACCAGTAGCCGCCGCCTACGAGGGGCCGGCCGGACTCACCGTTGTTCCGGGCGACACCTCGCTGGAGGCGTTTTCGGCTGCCGATCCCCAACAGCTCCAGAGCGTCGTCGACGCCTTCGACGACGCCGACTACATTCTCATCGATGTCGGAGCGGGGGTTAGCCACGAAACCAGCGTTCCGCTATCGGTCGCCGACGCCGTCATACTGGTGTCGACGGCCGAGCGTGACGCGCTGGTCGATACCGAAAAGACGCGACAGCTCACCGACCGACTCGGCGGCGTCGTCGCGGGCGCGGTGCTCACCCGGACCGACGAGGGCGCACCCATCGAGGAGATCGTTAGTGGGACCCTAACTGCGGAGGTGTTGGCGACGATTCCCGAAGACGAGGCAGTTCGTGAGTCGATTGCGGTGGGTGAACCGCTGTTGAGCTACGGGCCCCACAGCGATGCTGCGGCTGCCTACCGACAGCTCGCCACCACACTTACTGGAATCGAACTGTCGTCGCCCGCCGACCCCTCCGCTGTCGACAGCGGTTCCGATGCCGAGACCGGGAGTGGGTCAGTGACGGTCGACAGCGACGCCGAGCCGGACAGCGAGCCAGCCGCCAGCACACCGGCCACTGACGCGACCAACGACACCGCTCCGGACTCCGGTGGGAGTGGTGGTTCTGCACCGGCTGTCGAGGATGACGACCGGTCGACCGCAACTGCCGAGGGCGGCGTCACAATCGACACTGGGACTGATTCCGCTGGAGACGCCGATACCGAACAGAACGGCAGCGACGACGAACACAACGTGGTCAACCCGTTTGCGGCCACACCGAAAGAAGACGTCCCTGACCAGCCCGCTGAGGGTGAATCGAAGTGGGCCGAAGCCGCCACCGGAACAGGTGGCGACGCTGACAGCGATGATATCCGGATCGATTCCAAAGGCGACTACGATGCCAGCAATCTCGAAGCCGGTTCCAGTGCCGACACCGGTGCTTCGGATATCGAGATCGAGTCCACAGACCGCGATCCCACTGATCACAGTGACGACGGCATCGAGGTCCAGCCCGAGAGCGACGAGGAATCCGTCCCACAGGATGCGATCCCGTTCGGCGGTGACGATGGTGACGACGACGCTGATCCGGCCGACGACACCTCACAGACGACTGTTCTTGGGGCGGAACTCGATGCGGAAGCCGCTGAGGCGGAGTCGACCGCGGCAACCGAGACTAACGATGCCGACAACAGCGACGATACCGACGATACCGATGACAGCGATGATGGGCCACTGATTCCGGACGCTGAGGAAACGGCGGCGGCCAACGCTGGGTCGGCAGTCGACGACAGCGACGAGGGAGTCGACGAAACCGAAGCAGACGACGATGACAATGAGGATAACGAGGAGAAACGCGGCTTCTTCAGTCGACTGTTCCGCTGA
- a CDS encoding DUF6276 family protein, whose product MTTQCPRCEGPRFAVRVPSELATYTESTALDCCRHCLSVTPGDPDNVSSEPPFQSIIQRFPTGTEGVAFLVLLDKLDSLALNRREIESLVDYLETNGVDLFLTLDRLLDELEVDPYLDLGRRRDQLEQMLD is encoded by the coding sequence ATGACAACGCAGTGCCCACGCTGTGAAGGGCCACGCTTTGCGGTTCGTGTGCCCTCGGAGCTTGCGACGTACACGGAGTCGACGGCCCTCGACTGCTGTCGACACTGTCTCTCGGTCACCCCCGGCGACCCGGACAATGTGTCCAGCGAACCACCGTTTCAGTCGATCATCCAGCGGTTTCCAACCGGCACCGAGGGCGTCGCATTCCTCGTTCTGCTCGACAAACTCGATTCGCTGGCGCTCAATCGCCGCGAAATCGAGTCGCTCGTCGACTATCTCGAAACGAACGGCGTCGACCTGTTTTTGACACTCGACCGGCTGCTCGACGAGCTGGAAGTCGATCCATATCTCGATTTGGGCCGTCGACGCGACCAGCTCGAACAGATGTTGGACTGA
- a CDS encoding branched-chain amino acid transaminase: MASFDEMREAGDIETIWQDGEFVDWEDATTHVLTHGLHYGTGVFEGARAYDTENGTAIFRWEDHLDRLYASGEPYEMEIPYSKEELTEATLELLRRQDLKSAYIRPIAFFGYNSLGISPADCPTDVALAAWPWGAYLGEEAIENGIDVMVSSWRKYASSQVPTNAKTTGLYVNSLLAGEEARRNGYQEAIVLNKEGQVAEGPGENLFLVRDDEIFTPGLSQSILDGITRDTVITLAREKGYTVHDQATISRGELHTADELFFTGSAAEVTPIRQVDNVQIADGNRGPITEDLQSAFFDLVERKTDAHDDWFTYV; the protein is encoded by the coding sequence ATGGCATCATTCGACGAGATGCGCGAGGCGGGAGACATCGAGACGATCTGGCAAGACGGGGAGTTCGTCGACTGGGAAGACGCAACCACACACGTACTCACTCACGGGCTACATTACGGAACCGGCGTCTTCGAAGGGGCACGGGCATACGATACCGAAAACGGAACCGCAATCTTCCGGTGGGAAGACCACCTCGACCGACTGTATGCCTCCGGAGAGCCATACGAGATGGAGATTCCCTACAGTAAGGAGGAACTAACGGAGGCTACCCTCGAACTACTGCGCCGCCAAGATCTCAAAAGCGCCTATATCCGGCCGATTGCCTTCTTTGGCTACAACAGCCTCGGCATCAGTCCCGCTGACTGCCCGACGGATGTTGCACTCGCCGCTTGGCCATGGGGTGCGTATCTCGGCGAGGAGGCCATCGAAAACGGGATCGACGTGATGGTTTCGTCCTGGAGAAAATATGCTTCGAGCCAGGTCCCAACCAACGCCAAAACAACCGGGCTCTACGTCAATAGCCTGCTGGCTGGTGAGGAGGCCCGCCGTAACGGGTATCAAGAAGCAATCGTCCTCAACAAGGAGGGTCAGGTCGCCGAAGGTCCCGGTGAGAACCTCTTTCTCGTCCGGGACGATGAGATCTTCACCCCTGGTCTCTCCCAGAGTATTCTCGATGGCATCACCCGCGACACCGTGATTACGCTTGCCCGCGAGAAGGGGTATACGGTCCACGATCAGGCGACGATCAGCCGTGGCGAACTCCATACGGCCGACGAACTGTTTTTCACTGGGTCGGCCGCCGAGGTCACCCCGATTCGGCAGGTCGACAACGTCCAGATCGCCGACGGAAACCGTGGCCCGATCACCGAGGATCTCCAGTCGGCGTTCTTCGATCTCGTCGAGCGCAAAACCGACGCTCACGACGACTGGTTCACCTACGTGTAG
- the prf1 gene encoding peptide chain release factor aRF-1, with protein sequence MSTDADEQPSEDRRKYEFRKVIEELQEYEGSGTQLVTIYIPDDKQVSSVVSHVIQEHSEAANIKSKQTRTNVQDALTSIKDRLRYYDTYPPDNGIVIFSGAVDSGGGQTEMVTRVLESPSEPIQSFRYHCDSDFLTEPLENMLLDKGLFGLIVLDRREANVGWLKGKRIEPVKSASSLVPGKQRKGGQSAQRFARLRLEAIDNFYQEVAEMADEMMVPKRHDLDGILVGGPSPTKDEFIDGDYLHHELQDMVLGKFDVAYTDESGLSDLVDSASEVLSDQEVVKDKKQMEEFFEKLHVGNESTYGFEPTRRNLIMGSVDRLLISEDLRSDVVIYDCDGTDEYEMVDRRHDTPDHECSDGAEAEVVEREDAIDHLIDIAEQRGTEVKFISTDFEKGEQLLDAFGGVAGILRYSTGV encoded by the coding sequence ATGAGTACGGACGCCGACGAGCAACCCAGCGAGGACCGACGGAAATACGAGTTCCGAAAGGTCATCGAAGAGCTCCAAGAGTACGAGGGCTCGGGGACACAGCTCGTCACGATCTACATTCCTGACGACAAGCAGGTCTCCTCTGTCGTCTCACACGTCATCCAAGAGCATTCGGAAGCCGCCAACATCAAATCCAAGCAGACCCGGACCAACGTCCAGGATGCGCTGACCTCGATCAAAGACCGGCTCCGCTACTACGACACCTATCCGCCCGACAATGGGATCGTCATCTTCTCGGGCGCGGTCGACAGCGGCGGCGGCCAAACCGAGATGGTCACCCGCGTGCTCGAATCGCCCTCCGAGCCGATCCAGTCGTTCCGTTACCACTGCGATTCGGATTTCCTCACCGAACCACTCGAAAACATGCTGCTCGACAAAGGCCTGTTCGGGCTGATCGTCCTCGACCGCCGAGAGGCCAACGTCGGCTGGCTCAAAGGCAAACGCATCGAGCCAGTCAAATCTGCGTCCTCGCTGGTTCCGGGCAAACAGAGAAAAGGTGGGCAGTCCGCCCAGCGATTCGCCCGACTCCGGCTCGAAGCCATCGACAACTTCTATCAGGAGGTCGCCGAGATGGCCGACGAGATGATGGTACCAAAACGCCACGATCTCGACGGCATTCTGGTTGGCGGTCCCTCGCCGACCAAAGACGAGTTCATCGACGGCGACTATCTCCACCACGAGCTGCAGGATATGGTGCTCGGCAAGTTCGATGTGGCCTACACCGACGAGTCGGGCCTCAGCGATCTAGTCGACTCCGCCAGCGAGGTGCTGTCGGATCAAGAGGTCGTCAAAGACAAAAAGCAGATGGAGGAGTTCTTCGAGAAACTCCACGTCGGCAACGAGTCGACCTACGGCTTCGAGCCCACCCGGCGGAACCTCATCATGGGCTCGGTCGACCGACTGCTGATCTCCGAGGACCTCCGTAGTGACGTGGTGATCTACGACTGTGACGGCACCGACGAGTACGAAATGGTCGACCGTCGACATGACACCCCCGACCACGAGTGTTCGGACGGCGCCGAGGCGGAGGTGGTCGAACGCGAGGACGCAATCGACCATCTGATCGACATCGCCGAACAGCGCGGCACCGAAGTCAAATTCATCTCGACTGACTTCGAGAAAGGCGAACAGCTCCTCGATGCCTTCGGCGGCGTTGCCGGTATTCTGCGCTACTCGACCGGCGTCTAG
- the argS gene encoding arginine--tRNA ligase, translated as MFSAFRSEVETAMAACLADLDLPTGDLGIEEPPEDLDATLASSVSFRLAGELGAAPPAVAQQLAEAVDTSPYEYLGDVSTQGPYLNFHTTDAYLADTLDAAQDDEYGRLPDRGESVVVEHTSANPTGPVHVGRARNPILGDAVANAMDFAGYDVERHYYVNDAGRQMAVFTWAYEKFDESDLDSEPARDRTEYDLVRYYRKGNSYLEDADEEAVEAAEAEIASILQGLEAGDEETYERVGEVVDQVLGGMKECLARLPAEFDEFVKETTFMVDGSTDEVAERLKETEYAVYEEDAWQLELDDYGYDKNLVFLRSDGTSLYTTRDLAHHEWKFDNFDRAVTVLGEDHKLQAGQLQATLDILGNDASRLDDVIYSYVNLPEGKMSTRRGTGVMLDDLLDEAIDRAREEVETRLEDRIRDDDLDEDDIERIAHQVGIGAVRYDIVSKQPTKGITFKWDEALNFEAQSAPYVQYVHARCCGILEEADTDPNPVGLDAGVLSTPEERELLDILARFPAVIEEAGEDLEPHRIATYTRELAESFNGFYRSCPVLTAEEADTRQARLAVVAAAKHTVANALAVLGVAAPDSM; from the coding sequence ATGTTTAGCGCGTTCCGCTCGGAGGTCGAGACCGCCATGGCCGCCTGTTTAGCAGATCTCGATCTCCCGACGGGCGACCTCGGGATCGAGGAGCCGCCCGAAGATCTCGACGCCACGCTCGCCTCAAGTGTCTCGTTCCGCCTCGCTGGCGAACTCGGCGCGGCCCCACCAGCGGTCGCCCAACAGTTGGCCGAGGCCGTCGACACCTCGCCCTACGAGTATCTCGGTGACGTCTCCACCCAAGGCCCGTATCTCAACTTCCATACGACCGATGCCTATCTGGCAGACACTCTCGATGCCGCCCAGGACGACGAGTACGGTCGACTCCCGGATCGAGGCGAATCGGTCGTCGTCGAACACACCAGCGCGAATCCAACTGGACCGGTCCACGTTGGCCGCGCTCGAAACCCGATTTTGGGCGATGCGGTCGCCAACGCCATGGATTTCGCGGGCTACGATGTCGAGCGTCACTACTACGTCAACGATGCGGGTCGACAGATGGCCGTCTTCACGTGGGCCTACGAGAAGTTCGACGAATCGGATCTCGACAGCGAGCCGGCCCGCGACCGCACCGAGTACGATCTGGTGCGCTACTACCGCAAAGGGAACTCCTATCTCGAAGACGCCGACGAAGAGGCCGTCGAGGCCGCCGAAGCCGAGATCGCGTCGATTCTGCAGGGCCTCGAAGCCGGCGACGAGGAGACCTACGAGCGCGTCGGCGAGGTCGTCGACCAAGTCCTCGGGGGGATGAAGGAGTGTCTCGCCCGCCTCCCAGCGGAGTTCGATGAGTTCGTCAAGGAGACGACGTTCATGGTCGACGGCTCTACTGATGAGGTCGCCGAGCGACTCAAAGAAACAGAGTATGCCGTCTACGAAGAGGATGCGTGGCAGCTCGAACTCGACGACTACGGCTACGACAAGAACCTCGTCTTCCTCCGCTCTGATGGGACCAGCCTCTATACGACACGGGATCTGGCCCACCACGAGTGGAAGTTCGACAACTTCGACCGCGCAGTGACGGTTCTGGGCGAGGACCACAAACTCCAGGCGGGCCAGCTACAGGCCACCCTCGACATCCTCGGCAACGACGCCTCGCGGCTCGATGACGTGATCTACTCCTACGTCAACCTCCCCGAAGGAAAAATGAGTACTCGGCGAGGAACCGGCGTCATGCTGGATGACTTGCTCGACGAAGCCATCGACCGCGCCCGCGAAGAGGTCGAAACCCGGCTCGAAGACCGCATCCGTGACGACGACCTCGACGAGGATGACATCGAGCGCATCGCCCATCAGGTCGGTATCGGCGCAGTACGGTACGATATCGTCTCGAAACAGCCCACGAAGGGAATCACGTTCAAATGGGACGAGGCACTGAACTTCGAGGCTCAGTCCGCACCCTACGTGCAGTACGTCCACGCCCGCTGTTGTGGCATTCTCGAAGAGGCAGACACCGATCCCAACCCAGTCGGACTCGATGCCGGGGTGCTGTCGACGCCCGAAGAACGCGAACTGCTCGACATCCTTGCGCGATTCCCAGCAGTAATTGAGGAGGCTGGCGAGGATCTGGAACCCCACCGAATCGCCACCTACACACGGGAACTCGCCGAGAGCTTCAACGGGTTCTATCGGTCCTGTCCGGTGCTCACCGCCGAGGAAGCCGATACACGGCAGGCCCGGCTTGCGGTAGTTGCGGCCGCAAAACACACCGTGGCAAATGCGCTTGCCGTCCTCGGCGTTGCAGCCCCGGACTCGATGTAG